A single Arcanobacterium canis DNA region contains:
- the dnaA gene encoding chromosomal replication initiator protein DnaA codes for MAEGSPARDAWNAATELLLADARLSSSQSAFVKMAHPLAVVDDVFMIAVGSEFVRNWITEHVSSVMTGQLSEIFGRELKLMISVDPSVNDEPAPAPVQPAVPSVSPTSESERNLRAVGGVPAGEPLEPSYDVYGYTPELDFDDAPYRAPQQNALIEQQERAGLNPRYTFDNFVIGESNKFAAATALAVSEAPGSSYNPLFLYSDSGMGKTHLLHAIGNYTLQLSPNRKVLYVSAEQFTNLFINALRDGKQAAFKDEFRTVDVLLIDDIQFMNTKDRTIEEFFHTFNALSTANKQIVITSDVAPKLLSGFEERMISRFASGITTNIDLPNLETRIAILDKKAASENLQVPRDVIEFIASRMTTNVREMEGALRRVTAYADLSRDPVSLDMAETVLKDMISDPGNVTISAAMIMAQVSGYFGIASADLKSPARTRSLTMPRHIAMYLCREMTDLSLPKIAEVFNRRDHTTVLNALRKVEALMAERQAVFNQVSELTSLIKNMAKEQNS; via the coding sequence ATGGCCGAAGGATCGCCCGCACGCGATGCGTGGAATGCAGCGACCGAGCTTTTGCTCGCTGACGCACGACTTTCCAGCTCACAATCGGCGTTTGTGAAGATGGCTCACCCCCTCGCCGTCGTCGATGACGTCTTCATGATCGCCGTCGGTTCGGAGTTTGTTCGCAACTGGATCACCGAACATGTCTCGTCAGTCATGACTGGACAGCTGTCTGAAATTTTCGGGCGCGAACTGAAGTTGATGATTTCTGTTGATCCGTCAGTCAATGACGAACCAGCCCCGGCACCTGTCCAACCAGCAGTGCCATCTGTCTCGCCGACGTCGGAAAGCGAACGCAATCTTCGTGCAGTTGGTGGCGTACCCGCAGGTGAACCACTTGAACCATCGTATGACGTGTACGGCTATACGCCTGAACTGGACTTTGACGATGCGCCATACCGCGCACCGCAGCAAAATGCTTTAATTGAGCAGCAAGAACGTGCTGGTCTTAATCCTCGCTATACCTTCGACAACTTCGTCATCGGAGAATCCAATAAATTCGCTGCGGCCACAGCTCTCGCTGTGTCGGAAGCCCCAGGATCCTCCTACAATCCGTTGTTCCTCTACTCAGATTCTGGAATGGGGAAAACCCATCTCCTTCACGCCATCGGAAATTACACTCTCCAACTCTCGCCGAACCGCAAGGTTCTTTACGTTTCTGCAGAGCAATTCACCAACCTCTTTATTAATGCGTTGCGCGATGGAAAACAGGCAGCGTTCAAGGATGAATTTAGAACTGTAGACGTCCTCCTCATTGACGATATCCAGTTCATGAACACCAAAGATCGCACGATCGAGGAGTTTTTCCATACTTTTAACGCGTTGAGCACAGCGAATAAGCAGATCGTCATCACATCCGACGTCGCGCCGAAGTTGCTCTCGGGATTTGAGGAGCGAATGATCTCGCGTTTCGCTTCAGGTATCACCACGAATATCGATCTGCCGAACCTCGAAACTCGTATCGCGATTCTGGATAAGAAGGCAGCGAGCGAAAATCTTCAAGTTCCTCGCGACGTCATCGAATTTATCGCTTCGCGGATGACGACGAACGTTCGAGAGATGGAAGGTGCTCTTCGACGAGTGACTGCCTATGCCGACCTGTCGCGAGATCCTGTTTCCCTTGATATGGCTGAAACCGTGCTGAAAGACATGATTTCTGATCCGGGTAACGTCACTATTTCAGCCGCAATGATTATGGCTCAGGTGTCGGGATATTTCGGTATTGCATCAGCTGACCTGAAATCTCCGGCTCGGACACGTTCACTGACGATGCCTCGCCACATTGCGATGTATCTCTGCCGTGAGATGACGGACCTTTCGTTGCCGAAAATTGCTGAAGTTTTTAATCGGCGCGATCACACCACTGTTCTCAATGCACTACGCAAAGTCGAGGCCCTCATGGCCGAGCGCCAAGCAGTGTTTAACCAGGTCTCCGAGCTAACATCGCTGATCAAAAACATGGCGAAAGAACAAAATTCCTGA
- the dnaN gene encoding DNA polymerase III subunit beta, which yields MKISVDHGIFAEAVTWASRTIPNRPAVPVLAGMKLVANEDGIVSLGSRDSDITSHVDIEADVAEAGEVLVRGRLLADIVRALPANKPIELTLDGTTLEIECGSSRFSMKTMATEDYTELPQLPPVIGKVDGSLWQEAVGQVTIAASNDDTLPMLVSVCIEIEGNSMSLMATDRYRLAVRDLKWDAEDPNISTRILVRASRLLDVAKALDSTGPIEVSLREESGVSLIGFSAGGRQNTIQLIDGEYPQVRSLFPSEVSGHALINRVELLDAIKRSKLVVEKNSAVRLTLTDGQLTLEAGAGDKAQFADAIEATLVGEDIKMAFNPTLLQDGVNVMNEEQVRLSFTQPTKPAVLTGESEKDGPNEDFRLLLMPIRTFGTN from the coding sequence GTGAAGATCTCCGTTGATCACGGCATTTTTGCCGAGGCAGTGACATGGGCCAGCCGCACTATTCCAAACAGACCGGCGGTACCGGTGCTCGCCGGCATGAAGCTGGTTGCTAACGAAGACGGCATCGTTTCGCTCGGCTCGCGCGATTCTGACATCACATCGCACGTGGATATCGAAGCTGATGTGGCTGAGGCTGGAGAAGTGCTGGTTCGTGGACGCCTTTTGGCGGACATCGTTCGTGCTCTTCCTGCAAACAAGCCCATTGAGCTCACTTTGGATGGGACAACTCTTGAAATCGAATGTGGTTCATCGCGTTTTTCGATGAAAACCATGGCAACCGAGGACTACACCGAACTTCCACAACTTCCACCAGTGATCGGAAAAGTTGATGGCTCGCTGTGGCAAGAGGCTGTCGGTCAGGTAACGATTGCTGCCTCAAACGATGACACTCTTCCAATGTTGGTCTCGGTGTGTATTGAAATTGAGGGCAATTCGATGTCCCTGATGGCAACTGATCGTTATCGTCTGGCAGTTCGCGATCTGAAGTGGGACGCAGAAGATCCCAACATTTCCACTCGAATTCTCGTGCGTGCGTCTCGCCTTCTTGACGTTGCCAAAGCTCTCGATTCCACTGGTCCGATTGAGGTGTCTTTGCGCGAAGAATCCGGTGTGAGCCTGATTGGTTTTTCAGCGGGCGGGCGCCAGAATACGATTCAGCTCATCGACGGCGAATATCCGCAGGTTCGTTCGCTGTTCCCCTCAGAGGTCAGCGGCCACGCATTGATCAACCGCGTGGAGTTGCTTGACGCAATCAAGCGTTCAAAATTGGTTGTAGAGAAAAATTCTGCCGTTCGACTCACGCTGACCGACGGTCAGCTAACTCTCGAAGCCGGTGCAGGCGACAAGGCACAGTTCGCGGACGCGATCGAAGCCACCCTCGTCGGTGAAGACATCAAGATGGCTTTCAACCCAACTCTTCTTCAAGATGGCGTAAATGTGATGAACGAAGAGCAGGTTCGCCTGAGCTTCACTCAGCCGACAAAGCCAGCAGTCTTGACCGGCGAAAGTGAGAAGGACGGTCCGAACGAGGATTTCCGTTTGCTTCTCATGCCGATCCGCACGTTCGGAACGAACTGA
- the recF gene encoding DNA replication/repair protein RecF (All proteins in this family for which functions are known are DNA-binding proteins that assist the filamentation of RecA onto DNA for the initiation of recombination or recombinational repair.), translating to MYVSDLALNDFRSYREVVLTFEPGINVFVGENGQGKTNLVEAIGYLSTFSSHRVAADAALVRQGAGAGVIRAKVVRGISPVTLELEIIAGKANRARINRGNARPRDLLGLVRTVMFAPEDLELVKGDPADRRAFLDDLMIQFRPRLAGVKSEYEKVLRQRGALLKHLQKTKRRGMEPDTSTLGVWDAQLVKFGAQIISARAEIVKDLRPFVAQYYESVSGGKGNARVDYEANIDKRAGYELPEASEFLDETTAQAVDLHEQQLADVAVVSELLATALDDYRDAEIDRGVNLVGPHRDDLRLSLGTLPAKGYASHGESWSYALALKLGMWQLLQTHESGEWADSAEPILILDDVFAELDSRRRERLAAIVAQAEQVFVTAAVGDDLPPSLDGQRYFVAGGSVNEATDE from the coding sequence GTGTACGTTTCAGATCTTGCACTGAACGACTTCCGGTCTTACCGAGAGGTCGTTCTCACTTTTGAGCCCGGAATCAACGTTTTCGTTGGTGAAAATGGGCAGGGCAAGACGAATCTTGTCGAAGCAATCGGCTACCTATCAACGTTTTCTTCGCATCGTGTGGCAGCCGACGCCGCCTTGGTTCGTCAAGGTGCGGGTGCTGGTGTCATCCGAGCAAAAGTTGTTCGCGGGATTTCTCCTGTCACGCTCGAACTTGAAATCATTGCCGGAAAAGCGAATCGCGCTCGGATTAACCGCGGCAACGCACGTCCACGCGATCTCCTCGGCCTCGTTCGTACGGTGATGTTTGCGCCTGAAGACTTAGAGCTAGTCAAGGGAGATCCAGCAGATCGCCGCGCATTTCTTGATGACCTCATGATTCAGTTTCGCCCCCGACTTGCAGGAGTCAAAAGCGAGTACGAGAAAGTGCTGCGCCAGCGTGGCGCGCTTTTGAAACATCTGCAAAAGACGAAGCGCCGCGGAATGGAACCTGACACGTCCACTCTTGGAGTTTGGGATGCGCAACTGGTGAAATTTGGCGCACAGATCATTTCAGCACGCGCAGAAATTGTGAAAGATTTGCGGCCATTCGTGGCTCAGTATTACGAGTCGGTGTCGGGCGGCAAAGGAAATGCTCGCGTCGATTACGAAGCAAATATCGACAAACGGGCCGGCTACGAGTTACCTGAAGCGAGCGAGTTTTTGGACGAGACGACGGCGCAGGCAGTCGATTTGCACGAGCAACAGCTCGCCGACGTCGCAGTGGTGAGTGAGCTTCTGGCCACAGCGCTCGATGACTACCGTGATGCTGAAATCGATCGGGGCGTGAACTTGGTGGGCCCGCACCGCGATGACCTGCGGCTTTCTCTAGGAACTTTGCCTGCGAAAGGTTATGCGTCACACGGTGAAAGTTGGTCGTATGCGTTGGCGCTCAAGTTAGGAATGTGGCAACTTCTGCAAACTCACGAAAGCGGCGAATGGGCGGATTCTGCTGAGCCGATTTTGATTCTCGATGATGTGTTCGCTGAGCTCGATTCACGCCGGCGCGAGCGGTTGGCGGCGATTGTCGCCCAAGCAGAACAAGTCTTTGTGACAGCCGCCGTCGGGGACGATTTACCACCATCGCTCGATGGGCAACGGTATTTCGTGGCTGGTGGTTCCGTGAACGAGGCGACCGATGAGTGA
- a CDS encoding DUF721 domain-containing protein, whose amino-acid sequence MSDARRAARKAAAEKYGDTLPLQLLARARKMMSDRGYRPKGRAAVEVVKEQPEKLGEDVFVPVPGQDVGSGAHKSWRDPHPLSELVKALVRDRGWGTRLEVADVGARWPQIVGETVAANAIFESFEGGVLTIRARTVGWETQLRALLGHLDARLAKELGEGVVKEIVIGSPNTRPNWNAGGWRVKGRGVRDTYD is encoded by the coding sequence ATGAGTGACGCCAGACGTGCCGCGCGTAAAGCCGCAGCGGAAAAGTACGGCGATACCCTTCCGCTTCAGCTCCTTGCGCGTGCTCGGAAAATGATGTCTGATCGTGGATATCGTCCCAAGGGTCGAGCCGCAGTTGAGGTTGTCAAAGAACAACCCGAAAAACTCGGCGAGGATGTTTTCGTGCCCGTTCCAGGACAAGATGTGGGATCTGGCGCGCATAAATCGTGGCGTGATCCGCACCCGCTCAGCGAACTTGTCAAAGCACTGGTACGAGATCGCGGCTGGGGAACGCGTCTTGAGGTGGCCGACGTCGGCGCTCGGTGGCCGCAGATCGTGGGCGAAACTGTGGCGGCGAATGCGATTTTTGAAAGTTTCGAGGGCGGAGTGCTCACGATTCGGGCGCGTACAGTCGGCTGGGAGACTCAGTTGCGCGCATTATTGGGGCATTTAGATGCACGTCTTGCCAAAGAACTCGGCGAGGGAGTCGTCAAAGAAATCGTCATTGGTTCTCCCAATACGCGACCGAACTGGAACGCCGGTGGTTGGCGTGTAAAGGGCCGAGGTGTGCGCGACACTTACGACTAA
- the gyrB gene encoding DNA topoisomerase (ATP-hydrolyzing) subunit B has translation MAEEKKHRPGEVSPEHSYDAGDITVLEGLEAVRKRPGMYIGSTGERGLHHLVYEVVDNSVDEAMAGYASNIVVTLLENGGVRVSDDGRGIPVDIHPTQGVSAVQVVMTVLHAGGKFGNGGYAVSGGLHGVGISVVNALSTRMDTEVRRDGYVWRISYENGVPLGPLEKGEPTDETGTTQTFWANPEIFETTEFDFETLRRRFHQMCFLNKGLRITLIEERTGAVAEGDELAGEDAPTSGHREVTYRYDNGLHDYVKYLVETKKTTPVHPEPIYFEAEDQEQKIAVEVAMQWTESYSETLHTFANTINTTEGGTHEEGFRSALTSVMNKFARDKGLLKEKDSNLSGDDIREGLTAVISVKLGEPQFEGQTKTKLGNTEARTFVQQQTYAQLTDWLDSHPSEGKEIIRKATQAFAARQAARKAREATRRKSVLESVSMPGKLKDCTSRNPEDSEIFIVEGDSAGGSAVNGRDPAHQAIMPIRGKILNVEKARLDRALSSESIQSLITAFGTGVGEEFDIAKLRYHKIVFMADADVDGAHIATLLLTLVYRYMKPLIEHGYVYLAMPPLYRIKWSNSAHEYVFSDKERDAVLASGLAEGKKLPKAEGQGIQRYKGLGEMNDSELWDTTMNPETRTLKRVSIGEAAATDEAFSILMGEDVLSRRGFIQRNAHDVRFLDI, from the coding sequence GTGGCAGAGGAAAAGAAGCATCGTCCTGGCGAGGTATCGCCAGAGCATTCGTACGACGCTGGGGATATCACGGTTTTGGAGGGCCTTGAGGCCGTTCGAAAGCGCCCGGGTATGTACATTGGCTCCACTGGTGAACGCGGCTTGCACCACCTGGTGTATGAGGTTGTGGACAACTCAGTTGATGAGGCGATGGCTGGCTACGCGTCCAACATCGTGGTCACCTTGCTAGAAAATGGCGGAGTTCGCGTGTCTGACGACGGCCGTGGAATCCCCGTCGATATTCACCCCACGCAAGGCGTTTCTGCAGTTCAGGTAGTGATGACTGTTCTGCACGCAGGTGGCAAGTTTGGCAACGGCGGTTACGCAGTCTCCGGTGGTCTGCACGGCGTGGGTATCTCCGTGGTGAATGCTCTTTCCACACGCATGGACACTGAAGTTCGCCGTGATGGCTACGTCTGGCGCATTTCCTACGAAAATGGTGTTCCTCTTGGACCGCTCGAAAAGGGTGAACCTACGGATGAAACGGGAACAACTCAGACTTTCTGGGCGAATCCAGAGATCTTCGAAACCACTGAGTTCGATTTCGAAACACTGCGCCGCCGTTTCCACCAGATGTGTTTCCTGAACAAGGGACTGCGCATCACCCTGATCGAAGAACGCACTGGCGCGGTTGCTGAAGGTGACGAACTGGCCGGCGAGGATGCCCCGACGTCGGGACACCGCGAGGTGACCTACCGTTACGACAACGGTCTGCATGACTACGTGAAGTACCTGGTGGAGACGAAGAAAACCACTCCCGTCCACCCTGAGCCAATCTACTTTGAAGCTGAAGATCAGGAGCAAAAGATCGCCGTTGAAGTGGCGATGCAGTGGACTGAATCGTATTCCGAAACACTTCATACTTTTGCCAATACGATCAATACCACCGAAGGCGGCACACACGAAGAAGGCTTCCGCAGCGCCCTGACCTCAGTGATGAACAAGTTCGCTCGCGATAAGGGCTTGCTCAAGGAAAAGGACTCGAACCTTTCTGGCGATGATATTCGCGAAGGCCTCACCGCTGTTATCTCGGTGAAACTTGGCGAACCGCAGTTTGAGGGCCAGACGAAGACGAAGCTCGGTAACACCGAGGCGCGCACCTTCGTTCAGCAGCAAACGTATGCGCAGCTCACGGACTGGCTTGATTCCCACCCCAGCGAAGGTAAGGAAATTATTCGTAAGGCCACTCAGGCATTTGCCGCACGCCAGGCAGCGCGCAAGGCTCGCGAAGCCACCCGTCGCAAGTCCGTCCTCGAATCTGTTTCGATGCCAGGCAAGCTCAAGGATTGCACTTCGCGCAACCCAGAAGATTCCGAAATCTTCATCGTTGAGGGTGATTCTGCAGGTGGTTCGGCAGTCAATGGCCGTGACCCAGCGCATCAGGCGATCATGCCGATTCGTGGCAAGATCCTCAACGTGGAAAAGGCACGTTTGGATCGTGCCCTGTCCTCGGAGTCGATTCAGTCGCTGATCACCGCTTTCGGTACCGGCGTCGGTGAAGAGTTCGATATCGCGAAATTGCGCTACCACAAGATTGTGTTCATGGCTGACGCCGACGTTGACGGCGCACATATCGCCACTCTTCTTCTCACACTTGTCTACCGTTACATGAAACCGCTGATTGAGCACGGTTACGTGTACTTGGCAATGCCACCGCTCTATCGCATCAAGTGGTCGAACTCTGCGCACGAATATGTGTTCTCCGACAAAGAACGCGATGCCGTTCTCGCCTCTGGCCTCGCCGAAGGTAAGAAACTTCCCAAGGCAGAAGGCCAGGGCATCCAGCGCTACAAGGGTTTGGGCGAAATGAATGATTCCGAGCTGTGGGACACGACGATGAATCCTGAGACTCGCACACTCAAGCGCGTCTCTATCGGTGAAGCAGCTGCAACTGACGAAGCATTCTCAATTCTCATGGGTGAAGACGTGCTCTCGCGTCGCGGGTTCATTCAGCGCAACGCACATGACGTTCGATTCCTGGATATCTGA
- the gyrA gene encoding DNA gyrase subunit A, with amino-acid sequence MSETTEYNHGHILDVDLQKEMETSYLDYAMSVIVGRALPDVRDGMKPVHRRVIYAMWDGGYRPDSSFSKSVKIVGDVMGNYHPHGDAAIYDTMVRLVQPWAMRYPLVAGQGNFGTAGDLGAAAPRYTEARMAPLAVEMVRDINEDTVDFEPNFDGSVQEPMVLPSRFPNLLVNGSEGIAVGMATRIPPHNLREVAAGVQWYLENPDATREELLAALLLRIKGPDFPTGATILGTKGIEEMYRTGHGSITQRAVVKVEEIHNRQCLVVTDLPFQVNPDRLLDKIVEGIKDGRLAGIADIRDETSGRAGQRIVIVLKKDAVPKVVMNNLFKHTQLQNNFPANMLALVDGVPRTLSLDGFVHHWTMHQVDVIRRRTEFRLRKTLERLMILEGLVKALDALDEVIALIRRSPTVDSAREGLMDLLGINEIQADHILAMQLRRLAALERQKIIDERDEKLAMVEDFRDILAKPERQRAIISDELSEIVNKFGDDRRTVILPYDGEVSVEDLITEEDVVITITRSGYIKRTKVSEYRAQHRGGKGIKGATLREDDVVTNFGIASTHDWHLFFTNMGRVYRAKGYEIPEGSRESKGQHIANVLEFQPGETIASAISLRSYDQAEYLVLATKSGMIKKTKLSDYDSARSAGLIAIKLREDADGNMDQVVSAKLANEGDDLLLVSKHGQSLRFKATNEALRPMGRGTSGVTGMKFRDGDELLTMEVVRDDSEVFVVTEGGFAKRTQVDQYRLQGRGGLGIKVANLVESRGDLVGALITQPGDEVLVIMESGKVVRSSVDEVNLTGRNTQGVTFARPDKKDRVIAIALNLEAEEDELENNENVDVDAVTSAVDETPASAQNTETGTARDTDVAESNDEAK; translated from the coding sequence ATGAGTGAAACGACTGAGTACAACCACGGACATATCCTGGACGTCGATCTCCAAAAGGAGATGGAGACTTCTTACCTTGACTACGCGATGAGTGTGATTGTCGGTCGCGCACTTCCTGATGTGCGCGACGGCATGAAGCCAGTTCACCGCCGCGTGATCTACGCGATGTGGGACGGAGGCTACCGCCCAGATTCGTCCTTCTCGAAGTCGGTGAAGATCGTCGGTGACGTGATGGGTAACTATCACCCGCACGGTGACGCGGCGATTTACGACACGATGGTTCGTTTGGTTCAGCCTTGGGCTATGCGTTACCCGCTTGTAGCTGGTCAAGGTAACTTCGGTACCGCTGGTGATCTCGGAGCTGCTGCCCCTCGTTACACTGAGGCTCGTATGGCTCCCCTCGCCGTGGAAATGGTACGCGACATCAACGAAGATACCGTTGATTTCGAGCCGAACTTCGATGGCTCCGTTCAAGAGCCGATGGTGTTGCCGTCGCGTTTCCCGAATCTCCTGGTCAACGGGTCCGAAGGAATCGCCGTCGGTATGGCGACGCGAATACCACCGCACAACCTGCGCGAAGTTGCAGCCGGTGTGCAGTGGTATTTGGAAAATCCCGACGCCACGCGTGAAGAGCTTCTCGCTGCGTTGCTCCTGCGTATTAAGGGGCCAGATTTCCCCACTGGCGCAACAATTCTGGGCACTAAGGGCATTGAGGAAATGTACCGAACTGGCCATGGCTCGATCACTCAGCGCGCTGTGGTCAAGGTGGAAGAAATCCACAACCGTCAGTGCCTGGTCGTTACTGATCTTCCGTTCCAGGTCAACCCTGATCGCCTCCTCGACAAGATCGTTGAAGGAATCAAGGACGGCCGCTTGGCTGGCATCGCTGATATCCGAGATGAAACGTCGGGCCGTGCCGGACAGCGCATCGTCATTGTTCTCAAGAAAGATGCAGTGCCGAAAGTTGTGATGAACAATCTGTTCAAGCACACCCAGCTCCAAAATAACTTCCCGGCGAATATGCTTGCCTTGGTTGACGGTGTTCCACGTACGCTTTCCCTTGACGGGTTCGTCCATCACTGGACGATGCATCAGGTGGATGTGATCCGTAGGCGCACTGAGTTCCGCCTGCGCAAGACCCTTGAGCGTTTGATGATTTTGGAGGGACTAGTCAAGGCCCTCGACGCGCTTGATGAAGTGATTGCCTTGATCCGTCGCTCGCCTACAGTGGATTCTGCGCGCGAGGGATTGATGGATCTTCTGGGGATCAACGAGATCCAGGCGGACCACATTTTGGCTATGCAGCTGCGTCGTTTGGCAGCTTTGGAACGTCAAAAGATCATTGATGAGCGTGATGAAAAGCTCGCAATGGTTGAGGACTTCCGTGATATTTTAGCCAAGCCTGAACGCCAGCGTGCGATCATCTCAGATGAGCTTTCCGAGATCGTGAACAAGTTCGGTGACGATCGCCGTACGGTGATTTTGCCGTACGACGGCGAAGTGAGCGTTGAAGATCTCATCACTGAAGAAGACGTCGTCATCACGATTACCCGTTCGGGCTACATCAAGCGGACGAAGGTGAGTGAATACCGTGCTCAGCACCGCGGTGGTAAGGGCATCAAGGGTGCGACGTTGCGTGAAGACGACGTTGTGACGAATTTTGGCATTGCTTCCACCCACGATTGGCACCTGTTCTTTACGAATATGGGCCGCGTCTACCGCGCCAAGGGATACGAGATCCCTGAAGGGTCGCGCGAATCGAAGGGTCAGCACATCGCTAATGTGCTTGAGTTCCAGCCGGGTGAAACGATCGCATCTGCGATCTCGTTGCGTTCCTATGACCAGGCAGAATACCTTGTTCTGGCAACCAAGAGCGGCATGATTAAGAAGACGAAGCTCTCGGATTACGATTCTGCTCGCTCGGCTGGTCTGATCGCGATCAAGCTTCGTGAAGATGCCGACGGAAATATGGATCAAGTGGTTTCGGCCAAGCTTGCCAACGAGGGAGACGATCTTCTCCTCGTGTCTAAGCATGGTCAGTCGCTTCGTTTCAAGGCCACGAATGAGGCACTTCGTCCAATGGGGCGTGGCACCTCAGGCGTGACGGGCATGAAGTTCCGCGACGGCGACGAACTACTGACGATGGAAGTTGTCCGCGACGATTCTGAAGTCTTCGTGGTTACCGAAGGTGGTTTTGCTAAGCGTACGCAGGTTGATCAGTACCGGCTCCAGGGACGCGGAGGCTTGGGAATCAAGGTGGCAAATCTCGTTGAATCGCGTGGCGATTTGGTAGGCGCGCTCATCACCCAGCCAGGCGATGAAGTACTCGTCATCATGGAGTCCGGAAAGGTCGTGCGTTCCTCGGTTGATGAAGTCAACCTTACTGGCCGCAACACCCAGGGCGTCACGTTCGCTCGTCCGGATAAGAAGGACCGTGTCATCGCGATTGCGCTCAACCTCGAAGCCGAAGAAGACGAGCTTGAGAATAACGAAAACGTTGATGTCGATGCCGTGACCTCCGCAGTGGACGAAACGCCGGCGTCGGCGCAGAACACTGAAACTGGTACCGCGAGGGACACTGACGTGGCAGAATCTAACGACGAGGCCAAGTAG
- a CDS encoding DUF3566 domain-containing protein — translation MSEEITHTAPAVTNPVKVKPATVNVGIRRVKMTVTKVDPWSALKLSFLLSVALGIMIVVAATVLWLVLDAMHVWSQLTELINTLGEPRLMELAQYMEFGRFIPFAVVVAVIEIVLFTALGAVIALIYNLVASLVGGLTLTVSDE, via the coding sequence ATGAGTGAGGAAATCACGCATACCGCGCCCGCAGTCACAAACCCGGTCAAGGTTAAGCCTGCCACGGTTAATGTGGGCATTCGCCGCGTGAAGATGACGGTGACGAAAGTTGATCCGTGGTCGGCGCTGAAGCTGTCGTTCCTTTTGTCGGTGGCGCTGGGCATCATGATCGTCGTTGCAGCAACAGTTCTGTGGCTCGTACTCGATGCCATGCATGTGTGGAGCCAGCTCACTGAGCTGATTAACACGCTGGGCGAGCCGCGTTTGATGGAGCTGGCACAGTACATGGAGTTCGGTCGATTCATTCCGTTTGCCGTGGTTGTTGCCGTCATTGAAATCGTGCTTTTTACTGCTCTGGGAGCTGTGATTGCGCTGATTTACAATCTCGTGGCATCGCTGGTTGGCGGTCTGACACTGACCGTCTCTGACGAGTAA
- a CDS encoding type II toxin-antitoxin system RelE family toxin: MTGYQVRLSKQATKQLGKLDKFQAKLLIKWIRTHLENTLDPYAHGKALVGNRSGEWRYRVGNYRIICSIENQTVTIHVLEIGHRRDIYDR; this comes from the coding sequence GTGACTGGATACCAGGTTCGACTATCAAAACAAGCGACAAAACAACTCGGGAAGTTAGACAAGTTTCAGGCAAAACTGTTAATCAAATGGATTCGCACTCACCTCGAAAATACGCTTGATCCTTACGCGCACGGCAAAGCCTTGGTCGGTAATAGAAGCGGAGAATGGCGGTACCGAGTGGGCAACTATCGCATTATTTGTTCAATCGAAAACCAAACTGTCACTATACACGTCCTTGAAATTGGACACCGCCGCGACATCTACGACCGATAA
- the relB gene encoding type II toxin-antitoxin system RelB family antitoxin yields MATMTLRVNDQDADLVRRYADFEGKTISDFIRDAIFEKIEDAHDLASLRKAIAEDDGTRYTLDEVEEMLGL; encoded by the coding sequence ATGGCGACAATGACACTTCGTGTAAACGATCAGGACGCCGATCTTGTGCGTCGTTACGCAGATTTCGAAGGAAAGACAATTTCAGACTTCATTCGAGATGCAATTTTCGAAAAGATTGAAGATGCACACGACCTGGCTTCATTGCGCAAAGCGATCGCCGAGGACGATGGCACTCGTTACACCCTTGACGAAGTTGAAGAGATGCTGGGCCTGTGA